The following are encoded together in the Drosophila takahashii strain IR98-3 E-12201 chromosome X, DtakHiC1v2, whole genome shotgun sequence genome:
- the LOC138913894 gene encoding uncharacterized protein, which produces MIVSQNFKTEICLFLQNLNKEVANTISSGVQKEFQNFNKKVVNNTISSGVLKEFQNLNKKEVKDDALGSYDEDDDDDDDDDHDVNIFDEDNPEPCITRSPSEEESILVEGGISNYIQTIPLNLDKDNDEYIKSIPLSNDDNKIYILECGINSYVQQSLMVKHFPIL; this is translated from the exons GgaaatatgtttgtttttgcagaatttaaataaagaagttGCTAATACTATTTCGAGTGGAGTACAAAAAG AATTTCAAAACTTTAACAAAAAAGTGGTTAATAATACTATTTCGAGTGGAGTACTAAAAG aattTCAGAACCTTAACAAAAAAGAGGTTAAAGACGACGCTCTGGGTTCGTATGATgaagatgacgatgatgatgatgatgatgaccatgatgtaaatattttcgatgAGGATAATCCAGAGCCATGTATTACAAGATCACCTAGTGAGGAGGAATCTATTCTTGTCGAAGGTGGAATAAGTAACTACATACAAACTAttcctttaaatttagatAAGGATAATgatgaatatataaaatcaattcctttaagtaatgatgataataaaatctatatatTAGAGTGTGGTATAAATAGTTAT GTCCAGCAGAGTCTAATGGTGAAGCACTTTCCCATTCTGTAA